In a genomic window of Kluyveromyces marxianus DMKU3-1042 DNA, complete genome, chromosome 7:
- the XYL2 gene encoding D-xylulose reductase XYL2 yields MTNTQKAVVLKKQGEIAFEERPVPEIKDPHYVKVHIKKTGICGSDVHYYTHGAIGDFVVKEPMVLGHESSGVVVEVGEAVTLVKVGDRVAVEPGVPSRYSDETKSGHYNLCPHMEFAATPPIDGTLVKYYLIPEDFVVKLPDHVSLEEGACIEPLSVGVHANRLAGTGFGKKVVIFGAGPVGLVTGNVASAFGASDVVYVDVFEHKLKRAKEFGGTQIINSKDYPKEDDLVKAIQDKLGGKSPEIAIDCSGAEVCIRSAIKVLKVGGTFVQVGMGRDNVNFPITLIITKELRVLGSFRYYFDDYNIAVKLVSEGKVNAKALITHTFKFDEAIDAYNFNRDHGNEVVKTIIDGPE; encoded by the coding sequence ATGACCAACACTCAAAAAGCCgttgttttgaagaagcaaggAGAGATTGCTTTCGAAGAGAGACCTGTCCCAGAAATTAAAGATCCTCATTACGTGAAGGTTCACATCAAGAAGACAGGTATTTGCGGTTCTGATGTTCACTACTATACTCATGGTGCTATTGGTGACTTTGTTGTCAAAGAACCAATGGTTCTAGGTCATGAATCAAgtggtgttgttgttgaagtagGCGAAGCAGTTACCCTGGTCAAGGTTGGCGATCGTGTCGCTGTAGAGCCAGGTGTTCCCAGCAGATACTCTGATGAGACTAAGTCCGGTCATTACAACTTATGTCCTCACATGGAATTCGCTGCGACCCCTCCAATTGATGGTACTTTGGTTAAGTACTACTTAATACCAGAAGATTTTGTTGTAAAGTTACCAGATCATGTTTCACTTGAAGAGGGTGCTTGTATTGAGCCTTTGTCTGTTGGTGTGCACGCTAACAGACTTGCCGGTACTGGATTTGGTAAAAAAGTTGTTATTTTTGGCGCAGGCCCTGTTGGTTTAGTTACTGGTAACGTTGCCTCTGCTTTTGGCGCCTCTGATGTTGTATACGTGGATGTTTTTGAACacaaattgaagagagCTAAAGAATTCGGTGGTACTCAGATTATCAACTCTAAAGATTATCCAAAGGAAGATGATTTAGTCAAGGCAATTCAAGATAAGTTGGGCGGTAAATCGCCTGAAATCGCTATTGATTGCTCAGGAGCTGAGGTTTGTATCAGATCGGCAATTAAAGTCTTAAAAGTTGGCGGTACCTTCGTTCAAGTGGGTATGGGTAGAGATAATGTTAACTTCCCTATCACTCTTATCATTACAAAGGAATTGCGTGTTTTGGGATCCTTTAGATATTACTTTGATGACTACAACATCGCTGTCAAGTTAGTGTCTGAAGGCAAAGTCAATGCCAAAGCTTTGATTACTCACACCTTCAAGTTTGACGAAGCAATCGATGCTTATAATTTCAACAGAGATCACGGTAATGAAGTTGTCAAGACTATCATTGATGGTCCAGAATGA
- the FET5 gene encoding ferroxidase FET5 — MKGSDMEVQSWPLIRLFVMLIWGHSLLVSAKTHVFNFTTGWVTVNPDGMGERQMIGFNGEWPLPDIHINKGDRVELYLTNGFDNLTTSLHYHGLFMSTEHGNSVQMDGPEMVTQCPIQPGDTFLYNFTVPDQVGTYWYHSHSGSQYTDGMRGAFVVHDPNAPFEYDEDMTILVSDLYDKPYYKIMDSFLSRYNPTGAEPIPRNVLFNHTTNYTMHFDTDKTYLIRLINGGTFVSQYFFIEDHDMTIVEIDGTYVQPTKSKLIYIAAGQRMSILVKSKHTKTKNFAFMQIIDESMLDVLPPELQLNRTNTISYDSELGPAKQAYIDSLDEFTNDFDLIPLHKKELLHEYDYQIKLNVEMENLGDGIQYAFFNNITYVAPKVPTLLTALSAGELATNAAIYGDNINAFVLEHGEVVEVVVNNHDSGRHPFHMHGHIFQVVQKSEGKEDGEEPIDYDEKNPVSPYPDYPILRDTVVVEPLGHVVLRFKATNPGVWLFHCHVDWHLEQGLAAVFIEAPLLLQEKEELTASVLNTCKTGNIPVRGNAVGDEKDWFNMNGLPKQPGPLPKGFTFKGYFAFILSTLVGVWGIFTITKYGLGEVVQDEKELLIHLKSVLENS, encoded by the coding sequence ATGAAAGGAAGTGATATGGAGGTACAATCATGGCCTCTTATAAGGCTATTTGTTATGTTAATTTGGGGACATTCACTATTGGTTAGTGCGAAGACCCATGTTTTCAACTTTACCACAGGGTGGGTAACTGTTAATCCAGACGGTATGGGAGAACGCCAAATGATTGGTTTCAATGGTGAATGGCCACTTCCTGATATCCATATTAACAAGGGAGATCGTGTGGAACTTTATCTAACAAACGGTTTTGATAATTTAACAACATCACTTCATTATCATGGTCTCTTCATGAGCACTGAACATGGGAATTCTGTCCAGATGGACGGTCCTGAAATGGTTACCCAATGTCCTATTCAGCCGGGAGACACTTTCCTCTACAATTTTACAGTTCCCGACCAGGTTGGCACTTATTGGTATCATTCACACTCGGGCTCACAATACACGGATGGTATGAGAGGAGCTTTTGTGGTTCATGATCCAAATGCACCCTTTGAATATGATGAGGATATGACTATTTTGGTCTCGGACTTATATGACAAGCCATACTATAAAATTATGGATTCTTTTTTGAGTCGTTATAACCCAACAGGAGCGGAACCTATCCCTAGGAATGTATTGTTCAATCATACCACTAACTATACCATGCATTTTGATACGGATAAAACATACTTAATCAGGTTAATTAACGGTGGCACTTTTGTGTCGCAATATTTCTTTATTGAAGATCATGACATGACTAtagttgaaattgatgGTACCTATGTTCAGCCAACGAAATCCAAGTTAATCTACATCGCAGCAGGTCAAAGAATGAGTATACTGGTTAAATCAAAACacacaaaaacaaaaaacttCGCGTTCATGCAAATCATCGATGAATCAATGCTTGATGTGCTCCCTCCTGAATTACAACTCAACAGAACCAATACCATATCTTATGATTCCGAGCTCGGTCCAGCCAAACAAGCGTATATTGATTCTTTAGATGAATTCACCAACGACTTTGATTTGATACCGCTTcataaaaaagaattacTTCATGAATATGACTATCAAATAAAACTAAATGTTGAAATGGAAAATTTGGGTGACGGTATTCAATAtgccttcttcaacaatattaCTTACGTGGCACCAAAGGTTCCTACTCTTCTAACGGCCTTGAGTGCCGGTGAACTAGCTACTAATGCGGCCATTTACGGGGATAACATCAATGCCTTCGTATTAGAACACGGTgaggttgttgaagttgttgTTAATAATCACGATTCGGGTAGACACCCGTTCCATATGCATGGGCACATATTCCAAGTCGTTCAGAAATCGGAAGGTAAAGAAGATGGGGAAGAACCTATCGATTACGATGAAAAGAATCCCGTTTCACCATACCCAGATTATCCTATATTGAGGGATACAGTCGTCGTAGAACCACTTGGGCATGTTGTACTAAGGTTTAAAGCTACAAATCCTGGTGTTTGGCTTTTCCACTGCCATGTGGACTGGCATTTAGAGCAGGGGTTGGCAGCAGTTTTCATTGAAGCACCTTTACtattacaagaaaaagaagaactaaCTGCAAGTGTTTTGAATACTTGTAAGACCGGTAATATCCCAGTCAGAGGCAATGCAGTAGGCGATGAAAAAGACTGGTTTAATATGAATGGTCTTCCAAAGCAACCAGGACCTTTACCAAAAGGATTCACCTTTAAAGGTTACTTTGCATTTATCCTTTCAACGCTAGTTGGGGTTTGGGGGATCTTCACAATCACAAAATATGGATTGGGTgaagttgttcaagacGAAAAAGAACTCTTAATTCATCTTAAGTCTGTGTTAGAAAATTCTTAG